In Cyclobacteriaceae bacterium, the DNA window AATAGCTCCTGAAAAAGGTGAGACTCTTCGTGGTAATCTAAAAGGAACAGCATCAGATCTTGCAAAAAGACTTGGTGATTTGATTGCCTCTGGCAAAGATCATTATGATGAAGTAAGATCTACTGCTATGGATGAAGCAAATGATTTTAAGAACGAACTAAGAGCAGAAGCAAACAACGCTTATAAGAAAGCAAAAGCTTCTATCTAAGATTTCTTGAACAATAAGATTACAGCAAGGTGGGAATTTTCCTGCCTTGCTAATTTCTTAACCGGCGAAACCCCCATGGACGAATTAAAAACCAAAGCTGAATCATTAACAGACCATGTCTCGGATTACGTAGAGACATATTTCAAGCTCACTGTATTAAATGCTACTCAGAAAGCTACCGGTGTTGCTTCCGTCAGTCTGATGGCGATTCTCATCACCTTTTTTCTGATGTTCGTTCTCATGTTTGGAGGATTGGGAGTAAGTATGTGGCTTGGTGAAACACTTGACGATCCGAAAGCGGGATTCTTTATCGTGGGTGGATTTTATCTGCTCTGTGCTATTATCATTATCCTCTTCAGAAAGAAGATCATTTTCCCATATGTCAGAAATCAGATAATCAGAAAGGTTTATGAGTAAGATCCAGACATATGAAGACCTCGTAGCGGAACGTGAATCCCTTGAGAAGACATTGGCGATTCAGAAGGAGATCATCAGAGCCGACGTTGTTGAATTGAAAAAAGAACTGCGTCCTGCGAAAGATCTTTTGACCTTTTTAGCAAAGATCACAACCAAAGACAAAAGCAATTCCCTTGTCTCTCTGGGAGTTGATCTTGTAGGAGATGTTTTGATTAAAAATCTCGTCCTGGCAAAGGCTGGTTGGATAACACGCCTTATTGTTCCTTTTTTAATGAAAAACTACGGAACGAACTTCCTTACTAAAGGAGCGGGTGGAAATTTTTTACAGAAGATTTCTGACAAGCTACGTCGGGTAGCTTAATTATCGAAGAGCTACAGAGGCAGTTTCAAACCAATACGCTTTCAACCTACTTACAACCTTCAGAAGATCTGAATAACTATCTGGCTTAACCACGTAGGTATTAGCGCCCAACTCATAGCATCGGGCAATCTCTGACTCATTTTTAGTAGTAGTAAAAATCACCACAGGAATCTTTTTCAGGTGAGGGTGTTGCTTAATCTCTTTGAGCGACTCTCTACCGTCTTTTTTGGGCATATTGAGATCCAGGAGAATTACCCTTGGATAGACATTATTTTCGTCAGTCAGGATCTTCAAAAGATCAACGCCATTGTGAGCAAATACAACATCCAGTTGTAATCCGGTTTCCTTAAAAGCAGTTTCCAGCAATAATCTATCGTCACTGTCGTCCTCCGCTATTACTATGCTTCTGTTGTCCTGCATGGTTATATATACACTATGGCACCCAAGATACCACTGTTTACTCGATTTTGACCTTAAAGCGGAAAGTACAAAGTAAATGTTGCCCCTTCGTTAATTCCACCTGCAGCGGTAATAAAACCGTCATGATTTGCCATAATTCTCTGACAAAGGGAAAGTCCCAGCCCTTTCCCCTCGTACCGGTCAGATTGGCCATGAAGTTTCTGAAAGAGGATAAAGATCTTATTGGCATATTCAGATTCAAACCCAATTCCATTATCAGAAAAATTGATCATCAGGTACTGGCGGTCTGGAGTAAGTAGTTCATTGCCATTATTTGATACTATTTCTGAATAGATAGTAATGTTTAAAGGTTCTTCGGGTTTCGAGAATTTTATTGAATTGTTAATCAATTCCTCAAAGAGCATTTCAAGTTGTTGCTTGTACCCTTTAATGATCGGTAAGGAAGTCTGGATGGTAAGGCTTCCCTTCTTCTCGTTCATTTTTTCTGAAAGTGCTGCCTGTGCTTT includes these proteins:
- a CDS encoding YtxH domain-containing protein, whose product is MKNSANIFLGILGAATAGVIIGMLIAPEKGETLRGNLKGTASDLAKRLGDLIASGKDHYDEVRSTAMDEANDFKNELRAEANNAYKKAKASI
- a CDS encoding phage holin family protein, with translation MDELKTKAESLTDHVSDYVETYFKLTVLNATQKATGVASVSLMAILITFFLMFVLMFGGLGVSMWLGETLDDPKAGFFIVGGFYLLCAIIIILFRKKIIFPYVRNQIIRKVYE
- a CDS encoding response regulator; its protein translation is MQDNRSIVIAEDDSDDRLLLETAFKETGLQLDVVFAHNGVDLLKILTDENNVYPRVILLDLNMPKKDGRESLKEIKQHPHLKKIPVVIFTTTKNESEIARCYELGANTYVVKPDSYSDLLKVVSRLKAYWFETASVALR